In Rahnella variigena, one DNA window encodes the following:
- the xdhA gene encoding xanthine dehydrogenase small subunit, with protein sequence MIQFLMNGRIHTENLPADTTVLQYLRRDAGRCGTKEGCASGDCGACTVVLAEPQGDALSYRTVNACLTFMPAVHGKQLITVEDLKHRGELHHVQQAMVDNHASQCGFCTPGFVMSLFALEKQQQSFSVAQTQHALSGNLCRCTGYRPIMDAAKAICDAPQPDQFDADARLTLDKLRAISATGEPVSIDELADRYFAQPDARLVAGGTDLALEVTQRYQRLPELISLSHIPELKVITLTGQTIHIGAAASLSDCMPVLYDEFPEFGELLERFASQQIRNQGTFGGNIANGSPIGDGGPVLLALGASLLLRRGAEQRELPLDKFFLGYRKTALQPGEFIEQIRIPRNSGVARQLRIYKVSKRLEDDISAVCAALHIEVQKGVVIHARVAFGGMAEVAKRAISCEAQLLGQPWQTATIERACQALELDYTPISDFRASREYRMQVAKNLLRRCHIEMTSPETLMRVTHYV encoded by the coding sequence ATGATCCAATTTCTGATGAACGGCAGGATCCACACGGAAAATCTGCCCGCTGACACGACGGTATTACAATATCTGCGCCGCGATGCAGGGCGTTGCGGTACCAAAGAAGGGTGTGCTTCCGGTGATTGCGGCGCCTGTACGGTGGTGCTGGCTGAACCGCAAGGTGATGCGTTGTCCTACCGGACCGTCAATGCCTGTCTGACATTTATGCCCGCGGTGCATGGTAAACAACTGATCACCGTGGAAGATCTCAAACACCGTGGCGAACTGCATCACGTGCAGCAGGCGATGGTGGATAACCATGCCTCACAGTGCGGTTTCTGCACGCCGGGGTTTGTGATGTCTCTGTTTGCACTGGAAAAACAGCAGCAAAGTTTCAGCGTCGCACAGACTCAGCACGCGCTTTCCGGCAATCTTTGTCGCTGTACCGGTTACCGGCCGATCATGGATGCGGCGAAAGCCATTTGCGACGCGCCGCAACCGGATCAGTTTGATGCCGATGCCCGGCTAACGCTGGACAAACTCCGTGCGATTTCAGCCACCGGAGAACCGGTCAGTATCGATGAACTGGCCGACCGTTATTTTGCTCAACCTGATGCCCGACTGGTGGCCGGGGGGACGGATCTGGCGCTGGAGGTCACTCAACGCTATCAGCGTCTGCCTGAACTGATTTCGCTGAGCCATATTCCCGAACTCAAAGTTATTACGCTGACCGGTCAGACTATTCACATTGGTGCGGCGGCATCGCTGAGCGACTGTATGCCGGTCTTATACGATGAATTCCCTGAATTCGGCGAGTTGCTGGAACGCTTTGCCTCACAGCAAATCCGTAATCAGGGCACCTTTGGGGGCAATATTGCCAACGGTTCGCCCATTGGTGACGGCGGACCGGTGCTGCTGGCGCTGGGTGCTTCGTTGTTATTGCGGCGGGGCGCGGAACAACGTGAATTGCCGCTCGATAAGTTTTTCCTCGGTTATCGCAAAACGGCGTTACAGCCCGGCGAATTTATCGAACAAATTCGTATCCCGCGCAACTCTGGCGTGGCGCGTCAGTTGCGGATTTATAAAGTGTCGAAACGGCTGGAGGATGATATTTCGGCCGTCTGTGCGGCTTTACACATCGAAGTGCAAAAAGGCGTGGTGATACATGCCCGCGTGGCGTTCGGCGGCATGGCGGAAGTGGCGAAGCGCGCTATTTCCTGCGAGGCACAACTGCTCGGTCAACCCTGGCAGACGGCGACTATCGAGCGTGCCTGTCAGGCGCTGGAGCTGGATTACACGCCTATCAGCGATTTCCGTGCCAGTCGCGAATACCGTATGCAGGTGGCGAAAAACCTGCTGCGCCGCTGTCATATCGAAATGACTTCTCCTGAAACCCTGATGCGGGTAACTCACTATGTCTGA
- a CDS encoding TetR family transcriptional regulator C-terminal domain-containing protein: MMNNETGGKVRVARERTLENIHAAAIAEFSEKGFQGATTQAIARRAGIKKAQLHYYIAGKEELYEELLQKVLKVWGDIIQFDPSLSEPQAVLSRYIRNKLNFSFDQPELSRIFTSEVLGGGHYLHKYWPQATQNITGKENLIHQWIEQGKIRALDARLFIMHIWAVTQYYADFAVQVKHMYGNFEGDEQAREHIIDEVTTLILNGCKAFAPPPAKGEDGRGY, from the coding sequence ATGATGAACAACGAAACCGGTGGCAAAGTCCGTGTTGCACGCGAGCGCACGCTGGAAAATATCCACGCTGCCGCGATTGCGGAATTCAGTGAAAAGGGCTTTCAGGGCGCGACGACCCAGGCCATTGCCCGGCGTGCGGGGATCAAAAAAGCCCAGCTGCACTATTACATCGCCGGGAAAGAAGAGTTGTACGAAGAACTCTTGCAGAAAGTACTGAAAGTCTGGGGCGACATCATCCAGTTTGACCCGTCGCTCAGCGAGCCGCAAGCGGTGCTGAGTCGCTATATCCGTAACAAACTCAATTTCAGTTTTGACCAGCCGGAACTGTCGCGCATTTTCACCAGCGAAGTGCTTGGAGGCGGTCATTATCTTCACAAATACTGGCCGCAGGCCACGCAGAATATCACCGGCAAAGAGAACCTGATCCATCAGTGGATTGAACAGGGCAAAATCCGCGCGCTGGATGCCCGTCTTTTCATCATGCATATCTGGGCAGTGACGCAGTATTACGCCGATTTTGCGGTTCAGGTGAAGCATATGTACGGCAATTTTGAAGGCGATGAACAGGCGCGTGAACACATTATCGATGAAGTGACGACACTGATTCTGAACGGCTGTAAAGCCTTTGCTCCTCCCCCTGCGAAGGGGGAGGACGGGAGGGGGTATTAA
- the guaD gene encoding guanine deaminase: MSQIITRAVRGNFFDIREPVLRPEDFEAQVRYIEDGLMLLSGGHIVWLGSWQEGEGRLALAQKTAGLEIDDYRDKLIVPGFVDTHIHYPQTEMIGAYGEQLLEWLTRYTFPTEQQYHCADYSKRMSKFFLDQLLLNGTTTALVFGTVHPQSVDALFKEASDINMRLVAGKVMMDKNAPDALLETPEESERDTRELIARWHNRQRLSYALTPRFAPTSSPELLQKVRLLKQEFPDVYMHTHLSENVAELSWVKEMHPEHQHYLDVYHQYGLTGERCVFAHCLHLDDSEWDCLHDTDSAIAFCPTSNLFLGSGLFNLQKSWQKQVRVGMGTDVGAGTTFNMLETLSEAYKVGQLQRYRLSAFEAFYHATLGGARALHLDDKIGNFNAGKEADFVVLEPGVSALQKLRASNSKTLAEKLFVLMTLGDDRNVYCTYVDGEQVYARNALQGECCA, encoded by the coding sequence ATGAGTCAGATCATCACCCGCGCTGTACGCGGCAATTTCTTCGATATCCGCGAGCCGGTGTTGCGGCCGGAAGATTTTGAAGCGCAGGTGCGCTATATCGAAGACGGCCTGATGTTGCTCAGCGGCGGTCACATCGTCTGGCTGGGCAGCTGGCAGGAGGGTGAAGGCAGGCTGGCGCTGGCACAAAAAACCGCAGGCCTGGAAATCGATGATTATCGCGACAAACTGATCGTGCCAGGTTTTGTCGATACGCATATCCACTATCCGCAAACTGAAATGATCGGCGCTTACGGCGAGCAACTGCTTGAGTGGCTGACCCGATATACCTTCCCGACCGAACAGCAATATCACTGCGCGGATTATTCAAAGCGCATGTCGAAATTCTTCCTCGATCAGCTTTTACTCAACGGCACCACCACGGCGCTGGTGTTTGGCACCGTGCATCCGCAGTCGGTCGACGCACTGTTTAAAGAGGCATCCGACATCAATATGCGCCTGGTGGCAGGCAAAGTGATGATGGACAAAAACGCCCCAGATGCCTTGCTGGAAACCCCTGAAGAAAGCGAGCGTGATACGCGCGAATTGATTGCGCGCTGGCACAACCGTCAGCGCCTGAGCTACGCGCTGACGCCGCGTTTTGCGCCGACTTCTTCGCCGGAGCTGTTGCAAAAAGTTCGACTGCTGAAACAAGAATTCCCCGATGTCTACATGCATACCCATCTGAGCGAAAACGTTGCCGAGCTGTCGTGGGTGAAAGAGATGCACCCGGAACATCAGCATTATCTCGACGTTTATCATCAGTACGGTCTGACCGGCGAACGCTGTGTGTTTGCGCACTGTCTGCATCTGGATGACAGCGAATGGGATTGCCTGCACGACACCGATTCGGCTATTGCTTTTTGTCCAACGTCCAACCTGTTTCTGGGCAGCGGCCTGTTTAATTTGCAGAAATCCTGGCAGAAGCAGGTGCGCGTCGGGATGGGCACGGACGTCGGTGCGGGTACCACATTCAATATGCTGGAAACACTGTCGGAAGCTTATAAAGTCGGACAACTTCAGCGCTATCGTTTATCCGCCTTCGAAGCCTTCTATCACGCCACACTCGGCGGCGCGCGGGCACTGCATCTCGACGACAAGATTGGCAATTTCAACGCCGGTAAAGAGGCCGATTTCGTAGTGCTCGAACCGGGTGTCAGTGCATTACAAAAATTGCGCGCCTCCAACAGCAAAACGCTGGCCGAAAAGCTGTTTGTGCTGATGACGCTGGGTGACGACCGCAATGTTTACTGCACGTATGTCGATGGCGAACAGGTCTATGCGCGGAATGCTTTGCAGGGGGAATGTTGCGCATGA
- a CDS encoding ROK family transcriptional regulator — protein MTTSGTNLEHARAHNRRVVIEAIRLNGELTRAEIARLTSLTPQTVSNIATELEQAGILSSHLPRRAGGRGQPATPLTLNPDSAYSIGIHLDHQSLLIVLVDLTGTVRFRKLIHVQKPQPEPTLALIDQVLQEMRQQVKIDWRKILGMGVVMPGPFGVEGISSQGPTTLHGWDHIDIEARLSAATGWPVTLENDATVAAIGERFHGVAKQLSSFVYLYIGTGLGAGIFTDGRIYTGHAHNAGEVGHIVVQPGGRECYCGNKGCLERYVSLQAAYEACGLDPMSAMPEDLLKVDEKLFDQWLDTAAEPALQAINIMECVFDAQSVVIGGTMPKPLVEKLIRRLTPLYSSVRSRYAQSARIRLGMSGSDTAALGAAALPIFDEFNPQYEVLLK, from the coding sequence ATAACAACTTCTGGCACCAATCTTGAGCACGCCCGTGCTCACAATCGTCGGGTGGTGATTGAAGCCATTCGCCTTAACGGTGAACTCACCCGTGCCGAAATTGCCCGGCTGACGTCACTGACTCCGCAAACCGTTTCTAACATCGCTACCGAACTCGAGCAGGCGGGGATTTTGTCATCCCACCTGCCGCGCCGTGCGGGAGGGCGTGGTCAACCAGCAACGCCACTGACACTCAATCCTGACAGCGCCTATTCTATCGGCATCCATCTTGATCATCAGTCGCTGCTGATTGTGCTGGTGGATCTGACGGGAACCGTCCGCTTTCGCAAACTGATCCATGTACAGAAACCTCAGCCAGAGCCCACGCTGGCTCTTATCGATCAGGTTCTGCAAGAAATGCGCCAACAGGTGAAAATTGACTGGCGAAAAATCCTGGGTATGGGTGTGGTGATGCCGGGGCCGTTTGGCGTAGAAGGGATTTCGTCACAGGGGCCGACCACACTGCACGGCTGGGATCACATTGATATTGAAGCCCGTTTAAGCGCCGCGACCGGCTGGCCGGTGACGCTGGAAAACGATGCCACCGTCGCCGCCATTGGTGAGCGTTTTCACGGTGTGGCTAAGCAATTATCGTCGTTTGTGTATCTGTATATCGGCACCGGACTCGGCGCAGGTATCTTCACCGACGGGCGGATTTACACCGGTCATGCACACAATGCGGGCGAGGTCGGCCACATAGTGGTGCAACCGGGCGGTCGGGAATGCTATTGCGGCAACAAAGGTTGTCTGGAACGCTATGTTTCTTTGCAGGCCGCGTACGAAGCCTGCGGTCTGGATCCGATGTCTGCGATGCCGGAAGACCTGCTTAAAGTGGACGAAAAGCTGTTTGATCAATGGCTGGATACCGCTGCCGAACCGGCGTTGCAGGCCATCAATATTATGGAATGCGTGTTCGATGCGCAGAGCGTGGTTATCGGCGGAACGATGCCTAAGCCTCTGGTGGAGAAGCTGATCCGGCGTCTGACACCACTCTACAGTTCGGTCCGCAGCCGCTACGCACAAAGTGCCCGCATCCGTCTCGGCATGTCCGGCAGTGACACGGCAGCATTGGGAGCGGCGGCACTGCCGATCTTCGACGAATTCAATCCGCAATATGAGGTGTTACTGAAGTAG
- a CDS encoding extracellular solute-binding protein: protein MSLRLSPAATLCALSALTLGYSVNALADTTLSALFMTQAAYSEADIRAMTADFTKQHPDIKVNLEFVPYEALHDKIVAARGAGDKGYDVVLFDAIWPAEFNKYGLLQDVTARIPADESNKIFDGAISTVTYKDKRWGMPWILDTKYLYYNKAMLAKAGITTPPATWADVEKQSEILKEKGIVKYPLVWSWSQSEALLCDYTTLVSAFKGDFYKDGKLNFTNSGAMKAINYMKETLDKGLTNPNSREYLEEDVRKSFSNGDAAFALNWTYMYNMANDPKQSKVAGDVGVIPAPGEAAGGASGVNGSMGLGIAKASAHPDQAWEYISYMTSQPVQNKYAKLSLPIWKSSYEDPAVQKDQEQLIAAAKTSLNVMLSRPVTADYSRLSNILQQNIQAVLQGKTPAKDGMEAATTAADRLR, encoded by the coding sequence ATGAGCCTACGACTTTCCCCTGCGGCCACCCTGTGTGCCCTCTCTGCTCTCACCCTGGGATATTCCGTCAATGCGCTGGCGGACACCACGCTCAGTGCCCTGTTCATGACGCAGGCGGCGTACAGCGAAGCGGATATCCGTGCCATGACCGCAGATTTCACTAAGCAGCATCCGGATATCAAAGTGAATCTCGAATTTGTGCCTTACGAAGCGCTGCATGACAAAATCGTTGCCGCACGCGGTGCCGGAGACAAAGGCTACGACGTGGTGTTATTCGATGCCATCTGGCCTGCTGAATTCAACAAATACGGCCTGTTGCAGGACGTGACGGCGCGTATTCCTGCGGACGAAAGCAACAAGATTTTTGACGGCGCGATTTCTACCGTGACCTACAAAGACAAACGCTGGGGAATGCCGTGGATCCTCGACACCAAATATCTGTATTACAACAAAGCCATGCTGGCTAAAGCCGGGATCACCACCCCGCCTGCCACCTGGGCTGACGTTGAGAAGCAGTCTGAGATCCTCAAAGAAAAAGGCATCGTGAAATATCCGCTGGTCTGGAGCTGGTCACAGTCCGAAGCGCTGCTGTGCGACTACACCACGCTGGTTTCCGCGTTTAAGGGCGATTTCTATAAAGACGGCAAACTGAATTTCACCAATTCCGGCGCGATGAAAGCCATCAATTATATGAAAGAGACGCTGGATAAAGGGCTGACCAACCCGAACTCCCGCGAGTATCTGGAAGAAGATGTGCGTAAGTCATTCTCTAACGGCGATGCCGCTTTCGCACTGAACTGGACGTACATGTACAACATGGCCAACGACCCGAAACAGAGCAAAGTCGCGGGTGACGTCGGCGTGATCCCGGCGCCGGGTGAAGCCGCAGGTGGCGCTTCAGGCGTTAACGGTTCGATGGGTCTGGGCATCGCCAAAGCCAGCGCGCATCCGGATCAGGCGTGGGAATACATCAGCTATATGACCTCGCAACCGGTACAAAATAAATACGCCAAACTGAGCCTGCCAATCTGGAAATCTTCTTATGAAGATCCGGCTGTACAGAAAGATCAGGAGCAGTTGATCGCCGCGGCGAAAACCTCGCTGAACGTGATGTTATCGCGTCCTGTGACGGCGGATTACTCACGTCTGTCGAACATTTTGCAGCAAAACATTCAGGCGGTATTGCAGGGTAAAACCCCGGCAAAAGACGGTATGGAAGCCGCAACAACCGCCGCTGACCGTTTACGTTGA
- a CDS encoding carbohydrate ABC transporter permease, translating into MLTLPQRERRQAWLLLAPMLLMMFLLTAWPLARTLWLSFTDAGLIGDGSAPNWVGSDNFIYALTDPDFRAALWRTLYFTVVSVIIEGIIGVLVALLLNQQFWGRSALRVLVILPWALPTIVNATMWRLNFNPDYGSINALLSQLGLIDTYRSWLGDPSSAINAVMFADIWKNYPLITLLVLAALQTIPEDLFEAARLDGASAFRRFRKITLPAIAAPLAVALILRTIDAFKIFDIIYVMTRGGPLDSTKTVSFFVYQESFSYLRAGSGAAYAILMTLICALLILIYMVMLLRQRRSGSAE; encoded by the coding sequence ATGTTGACTTTACCGCAACGCGAGCGCCGTCAGGCCTGGCTGCTTCTGGCACCCATGCTGCTGATGATGTTTCTGCTGACTGCCTGGCCGCTGGCCCGCACGCTGTGGCTCAGTTTTACCGATGCCGGCCTGATTGGTGACGGTTCTGCGCCCAACTGGGTGGGCAGTGATAATTTTATCTATGCCCTGACGGATCCTGATTTTCGCGCTGCACTCTGGCGCACACTCTATTTCACCGTGGTTTCAGTGATTATTGAAGGCATTATCGGCGTGCTGGTGGCGCTGTTGCTGAACCAGCAATTTTGGGGACGAAGCGCCCTGCGCGTGCTGGTTATTTTGCCATGGGCTCTGCCAACTATCGTCAACGCGACGATGTGGCGGCTGAATTTCAATCCGGATTACGGCAGCATCAACGCCCTGCTTTCCCAGCTCGGGCTGATTGATACTTACCGCAGCTGGCTGGGTGACCCGTCTTCCGCCATTAATGCCGTGATGTTCGCTGATATCTGGAAGAACTATCCGCTGATCACCCTGCTGGTGCTGGCGGCGCTGCAAACCATTCCGGAAGATTTGTTCGAGGCCGCGCGACTTGACGGCGCATCAGCTTTCCGTCGTTTCCGTAAAATCACCTTACCGGCGATTGCCGCCCCGCTGGCCGTGGCGCTTATCCTGCGCACCATCGATGCGTTTAAAATCTTCGACATCATTTATGTCATGACACGAGGCGGCCCGCTCGACAGCACAAAAACCGTCAGTTTCTTTGTCTATCAGGAATCATTCAGCTATCTGCGTGCAGGCAGCGGCGCGGCTTACGCCATTCTCATGACGCTGATCTGCGCCCTGCTTATTCTGATTTATATGGTGATGTTATTGCGCCAGCGTCGTTCAGGGAGCGCCGAATGA
- a CDS encoding carbohydrate ABC transporter permease, producing MKQKIRLVLRYFAALVLAVSIIAPLLWMFLMSVSSAEDLTRIPLEWLPRHWDFSRYASLLTLQAGQPGALFLHALGNSLLVACGATVISLLLAIPAAYSFSRYPGRDGWLFGSLAIYMVPPVAFVLPLYFILEKLTLLNTHIGLILVYCSMILPFLTWMLKNQFDALPVDIEQASRLDGLRYWQVLLRITLPLAKPALGASAMFGWLLAWDEFFYALLFTNNINAQTLPVTIAGFTAGRATDDGLIAAVGILAAIPPLFIALWLQKTLVSGLTAGGSKG from the coding sequence ATGAAACAGAAAATCCGGCTCGTTTTACGCTATTTCGCCGCACTGGTGCTGGCGGTGTCGATTATTGCGCCGCTGTTATGGATGTTCCTGATGAGCGTCAGCTCGGCGGAAGACCTGACCCGTATTCCGCTTGAATGGCTGCCGCGCCACTGGGATTTCAGTCGTTACGCCAGCCTGCTGACCTTGCAGGCCGGTCAGCCCGGTGCATTGTTCTTACACGCGCTCGGTAACAGTTTGCTGGTCGCCTGTGGCGCAACGGTGATTTCCCTGCTGCTGGCCATTCCTGCCGCCTACAGTTTTTCCCGTTATCCCGGTCGCGACGGCTGGCTGTTTGGCAGTCTGGCAATTTACATGGTGCCGCCGGTGGCCTTCGTGCTGCCGCTGTACTTTATCCTGGAAAAGCTGACTCTGCTGAACACGCATATCGGGCTGATCCTGGTGTATTGCTCAATGATTTTACCGTTCCTGACCTGGATGCTGAAAAACCAGTTTGATGCGTTGCCGGTGGATATCGAACAGGCATCACGCCTCGACGGGCTTCGTTACTGGCAGGTGTTGTTACGCATCACATTACCGCTGGCAAAACCGGCGCTGGGTGCTTCGGCGATGTTCGGCTGGCTGCTGGCGTGGGATGAGTTTTTCTACGCATTGCTGTTTACCAACAATATCAACGCTCAGACGCTGCCGGTAACCATCGCTGGTTTCACTGCCGGGCGCGCCACCGATGACGGGCTGATTGCCGCCGTCGGCATTCTTGCGGCCATTCCGCCGCTCTTTATTGCACTCTGGCTGCAAAAAACGCTGGTCAGCGGGTTAACCGCCGGCGGCAGCAAGGGCTGA
- a CDS encoding carbohydrate kinase family protein: MTTRPDTRATLYVAGNINVDLIMSTLHEWPKKGTEAMLESSSLRPGGSAGNCALALSALGAPFRLVANQGNDQFSDWLAAMFPESAPLWPTYDCETSLTFGVTHPDHERTFFSNQGHIVRLSMQDVLAQIPQTARSGDWVLLCGTWLCTALYADYPQLLAALKQRGYQVAVDSGWPPEDWSDALREQAANWLPFCDALLLNEVETLGLADAETLDPAALRLLSQMAENAFCVAKCGPEGARLWAKNLTLHQHAEPVDVVDTIGAGDSFNAGFLSALIYGLPPATALKWGVRVAGCAISSSPRRYPDWQSLFGLVEKI; encoded by the coding sequence ATGACTACCCGACCGGACACCCGCGCCACGCTGTACGTGGCGGGCAATATCAACGTGGATTTGATCATGAGCACGCTGCATGAATGGCCGAAAAAAGGCACCGAAGCGATGCTCGAAAGCAGCTCACTACGCCCAGGCGGTTCTGCGGGAAACTGCGCACTGGCGCTCTCGGCGCTGGGAGCGCCCTTTCGTCTGGTGGCGAATCAGGGCAATGACCAGTTCAGCGACTGGCTGGCGGCTATGTTCCCGGAGAGCGCACCGCTCTGGCCGACCTACGATTGCGAAACCTCGCTGACCTTTGGCGTGACGCATCCGGATCACGAGCGCACGTTTTTCAGCAATCAGGGACATATTGTTCGTTTATCCATGCAGGACGTACTGGCACAAATCCCGCAAACCGCCCGGTCCGGTGACTGGGTATTGCTGTGCGGCACCTGGCTGTGTACAGCGCTTTACGCTGACTATCCGCAACTGCTGGCAGCGCTGAAACAGCGTGGTTATCAGGTGGCTGTCGACAGTGGCTGGCCGCCGGAAGACTGGAGCGACGCGTTACGTGAACAGGCGGCAAACTGGCTGCCATTCTGCGATGCGCTGCTGCTCAATGAAGTCGAAACACTCGGACTGGCGGACGCTGAAACGCTGGATCCTGCGGCGCTGAGGTTACTGTCGCAGATGGCTGAGAATGCTTTTTGCGTCGCGAAATGCGGGCCGGAGGGTGCGCGTTTATGGGCGAAAAACCTGACGTTGCATCAGCACGCTGAACCGGTCGATGTGGTCGATACCATCGGTGCCGGAGACAGTTTTAACGCCGGATTTTTATCCGCGCTGATTTATGGCCTGCCGCCTGCCACGGCACTGAAATGGGGGGTGCGCGTCGCCGGTTGTGCGATCAGCAGTTCCCCGCGCCGTTATCCTGACTGGCAATCGCTTTTTGGCCTTGTGGAGAAAATCTAA
- a CDS encoding ABC transporter ATP-binding protein: MALVELVKVAKHYGKVQVLKPLDLTIPDGSFTVLVGPSGCGKSTLLRLLAGLESLSDGDILLDKQQINNFDPADRDIAMVFQSYALYPHLTVAENMAFHMQVKKVPKAEQQAKVQQAAKVLGIDHLLKRLPKDLSGGQRQRVAMGRALVRNPKVFLFDEPLSNLDAQLRMELRAEIKSLHQQFRTTTVYVTHDQIEAMTLADNIVVMKDGFIVQQGDPLSIYDKPVNTFVARFIGSPPMNLLDGVFQNIDGQPGVTCNQLWFALPEKWALQARHSEGQPVTLGLRPHDIRPVQHSVQPAATLRLLEVTGESSLLHIDWSGFPLHVQFAGRARVSADQPLYLEANSEAIHLFDAATGERLAEV, encoded by the coding sequence ATGGCTCTGGTTGAACTGGTAAAAGTCGCCAAACATTATGGCAAAGTGCAGGTCCTCAAACCGCTGGATCTGACCATTCCTGACGGCAGTTTCACCGTACTGGTCGGCCCGTCTGGTTGCGGAAAATCCACGTTGCTGCGCCTGCTGGCAGGGCTGGAATCACTGTCTGACGGCGACATTCTGCTCGATAAACAGCAGATCAATAATTTTGACCCTGCGGATCGTGATATTGCGATGGTGTTCCAGAGTTACGCGCTGTACCCGCATCTGACAGTGGCTGAGAATATGGCGTTTCACATGCAGGTGAAAAAAGTGCCAAAGGCTGAACAGCAAGCCAAAGTACAACAGGCCGCGAAAGTGCTGGGGATTGATCATCTGCTGAAACGTCTGCCAAAAGATTTGTCCGGCGGTCAGCGTCAGCGCGTGGCGATGGGCCGTGCGCTGGTGCGTAATCCGAAAGTGTTTTTGTTCGATGAGCCTCTTTCCAACCTCGATGCCCAGTTACGCATGGAATTGCGTGCAGAAATCAAATCCCTGCATCAGCAGTTCCGTACCACTACGGTGTACGTGACGCACGATCAGATAGAGGCGATGACGCTGGCCGATAATATCGTGGTGATGAAAGACGGTTTTATCGTACAGCAAGGCGACCCGCTGTCGATTTACGACAAACCGGTGAATACCTTTGTGGCACGTTTTATCGGCTCGCCACCAATGAATCTGCTCGATGGCGTATTCCAGAATATCGACGGGCAGCCGGGCGTGACCTGCAATCAGCTGTGGTTCGCACTGCCGGAAAAGTGGGCGTTGCAGGCACGGCATTCCGAAGGACAGCCGGTTACCCTCGGCCTGCGACCGCACGATATCAGACCGGTGCAGCACAGCGTACAACCGGCAGCCACGCTGCGCTTGCTTGAAGTCACCGGTGAAAGCAGTCTGCTGCATATCGACTGGAGCGGTTTCCCGCTGCATGTTCAGTTTGCCGGACGCGCCCGCGTCAGCGCCGATCAGCCGTTGTATCTGGAAGCCAACAGCGAAGCGATCCATCTGTTCGATGCGGCGACGGGTGAAAGGCTGGCGGAAGTCTGA